One genomic segment of Mycolicibacterium gilvum includes these proteins:
- a CDS encoding MlaD family protein, with translation MKGRNFLSFLAFAVMIVFAVSYIGSLGVRLKPPDNRVNLSMTVADINGIVVDSNILLRGVPVGKVSHIASSVGGATIDFYVDDRFPIPADCDVRLDNLSALGESYIGLFPRRQDGPMLRDGQHISTEMVEQPPSITELAASVTRLLNQVDPDALARIISEADTALPDPNSALPNLAHASEMLRNTAANMHGQGRVLLSNFQTLLRNAGWVGPTLAATAPDLRESAQNASKTLQGFSVGALEIGPDGMKKFGFFINRIQKLLDANGGDLKVLGEAFRPRVRAIAGALLNFDPSQILTNILETVPEDGAITLRVTVPRSKWAGTTALDHELRNSNDGR, from the coding sequence ATGAAGGGCCGAAATTTCCTGTCGTTTCTGGCGTTTGCTGTGATGATTGTGTTTGCGGTGAGCTACATCGGCTCGCTCGGTGTGCGGCTCAAGCCGCCTGATAACAGAGTCAATCTCTCCATGACGGTGGCTGATATCAATGGCATCGTCGTTGATTCGAATATTCTGTTGCGTGGCGTTCCGGTCGGCAAAGTCAGCCATATCGCGTCATCCGTCGGCGGAGCCACCATCGACTTCTACGTCGACGACCGCTTCCCTATCCCCGCCGACTGCGATGTGCGGCTCGATAACCTGTCCGCCCTCGGTGAAAGCTATATCGGACTGTTCCCGCGGCGCCAGGACGGTCCTATGTTGCGCGATGGCCAGCACATCTCAACCGAGATGGTGGAGCAACCACCATCGATAACCGAACTGGCGGCAAGTGTCACGCGGTTACTCAATCAGGTCGACCCCGATGCGCTCGCACGCATCATCAGCGAGGCAGATACAGCGTTGCCGGATCCAAACTCGGCACTGCCCAACTTGGCGCACGCCAGCGAGATGCTGAGAAACACCGCAGCGAATATGCACGGCCAGGGCCGGGTCTTGTTGAGCAATTTTCAAACACTGTTACGCAACGCTGGATGGGTTGGGCCCACGCTCGCTGCCACGGCGCCCGATCTCCGAGAGAGCGCCCAAAATGCCTCCAAGACCCTGCAAGGGTTTTCGGTGGGTGCCCTCGAGATTGGCCCGGACGGTATGAAGAAATTCGGCTTCTTCATCAACCGAATCCAGAAGCTGTTGGATGCCAACGGCGGTGACCTCAAAGTGCTGGGCGAAGCATTTCGGCCACGCGTCAGGGCTATCGCCGGTGCACTGTTGAACTTCGACCCCAGTCAGATCTTGACCAACATCCTGGAGACAGTACCCGAGGACGGCGCGATTACCCTGCGCGTAACCGTCCCCCGAAGTAAATGGGCAGGTACGACTGCCCTAGACCACGAATTGAGGAATTCTAATGACGGTCGATAG
- a CDS encoding MlaD family protein: MNRRDWRLVAAVATVITVSSCASLNVSSLPAPGSSYSDGYDIVIEFANVLNLPDSAKVVLDGTTVGVVSDVALSSSAVDVTSTIERGVAVPSDIRAVLQQDTVLGDIYVALERPRTDQAPAPALSPGARIPLAQTTSPPQLEDTIAHMANFVSSGSIQRVQESIARINRIQPPGGQDGIRKMASQVAADLGDLSNNMNLVDLWLNGVSETIDVAHRKIPVLQEMFSEEGMTAFRRFLEIFSYVGTILPSTGSIYAGGFWLVPLLNSLRDAAGATQQSKRMFEEEGPAWRRLLTEFFLPQDKYPAINITSIMSPDGREISGNVQDVLRILGGTP; the protein is encoded by the coding sequence ATGAACCGCCGGGATTGGCGGTTGGTCGCGGCCGTTGCCACCGTCATTACGGTTTCCTCGTGTGCTTCGCTCAACGTGAGCTCGCTGCCTGCGCCGGGAAGTAGCTATAGCGATGGATACGACATCGTCATCGAGTTCGCCAACGTACTTAATTTGCCGGACAGCGCAAAGGTGGTCTTGGACGGCACCACCGTCGGGGTCGTATCGGATGTGGCACTGTCCAGCAGTGCGGTTGACGTCACCTCGACTATTGAGCGAGGCGTCGCGGTGCCCTCTGACATCCGAGCGGTTCTGCAGCAGGACACGGTCTTGGGCGACATCTATGTCGCTCTCGAGCGACCGAGAACCGACCAGGCGCCGGCGCCCGCGTTGAGTCCGGGTGCCCGCATCCCGCTGGCACAGACCACATCTCCACCGCAACTCGAAGACACCATCGCCCACATGGCGAATTTTGTGTCGAGCGGTTCCATCCAACGCGTTCAAGAGTCGATCGCCCGTATCAACCGAATCCAGCCGCCCGGGGGCCAGGACGGGATCCGCAAAATGGCTTCCCAAGTGGCAGCCGACCTCGGGGACCTGTCGAACAACATGAATCTCGTTGACCTGTGGCTCAACGGCGTGTCCGAGACCATAGATGTCGCACATCGCAAGATCCCGGTTTTGCAGGAGATGTTCTCCGAGGAAGGGATGACCGCTTTTCGTCGGTTCTTGGAGATATTTTCATATGTCGGAACCATCCTCCCCTCTACCGGGAGTATCTACGCCGGTGGTTTCTGGCTGGTGCCCCTACTGAATTCATTGCGAGATGCGGCAGGCGCTACTCAGCAATCCAAGAGGATGTTCGAAGAGGAGGGGCCTGCATGGCGCCGGCTACTCACTGAATTCTTCCTCCCGCAGGATAAATATCCCGCGATCAACATTACTTCGATAATGAGTCCGGACGGCCGGGAAATTTCGGGAAACGTTCAGGACGTGCTACGGATCTTGGGTGGGACACCATGA
- a CDS encoding MlaD family protein, with product MPGSGSPHRRRVVAIALTAAAVVTVGTSCGGPPEEQANAQYCAVLPDSIGLYVGNPVTQMGYQIGEVTSITPGATDVRVDFSVTERRLLPGDVKAIVRSTSILADRSLELVGNAGSGSHLGAGECIPLSRSWTPKSVSAVIGSATDFVNGINPAESTNVGDVVSQLDQALHNNGAGVNKLLTTSSAVVDSPDQVISDVGSVITNLAELTSAVSEIRGPLKEALLNAEQNMSDVAVTLDGGNRMVGGFMGAVKAVVDIEENLGGEFQFTLDATSVALRKLSAHAPWVASLLNPVPWWVNTLAGHFNNREFNINYRPPLYRIRTPDGWALCGIMNSSTPGSCANVAGQPYAVDVALLQYVLTQANR from the coding sequence ATGCCCGGGTCAGGTTCGCCTCACCGTCGCCGGGTCGTGGCAATCGCGCTCACAGCGGCGGCGGTGGTGACGGTTGGCACTTCGTGCGGCGGGCCGCCCGAAGAACAGGCCAACGCCCAATACTGCGCGGTCCTGCCCGACAGCATCGGTCTATACGTCGGCAATCCGGTGACGCAGATGGGCTACCAGATCGGTGAGGTCACCAGTATCACCCCCGGTGCAACCGACGTACGCGTCGACTTCAGTGTCACTGAACGGCGTTTGTTGCCCGGTGACGTCAAAGCAATTGTCCGGTCGACGTCGATTCTTGCTGATCGGTCGCTGGAACTCGTTGGCAACGCTGGTTCGGGATCCCACCTCGGTGCGGGCGAGTGCATTCCGCTTTCCCGTTCATGGACCCCGAAAAGCGTGTCGGCAGTGATAGGTTCGGCGACCGATTTCGTCAACGGAATCAATCCGGCTGAATCGACGAATGTCGGCGATGTCGTAAGTCAACTCGATCAAGCGTTGCACAACAATGGCGCCGGCGTAAACAAGCTCCTAACGACGTCATCGGCTGTAGTCGATAGTCCCGATCAGGTGATCAGCGACGTCGGATCCGTGATCACCAACCTCGCCGAACTGACCTCAGCAGTCAGCGAGATCAGAGGGCCGCTGAAAGAAGCTCTGCTGAATGCGGAACAGAACATGTCGGACGTCGCCGTGACCTTGGATGGTGGCAACCGTATGGTCGGAGGATTCATGGGAGCTGTGAAAGCCGTTGTGGACATAGAAGAAAACCTCGGTGGGGAGTTTCAGTTCACGCTTGATGCGACATCGGTTGCGCTGCGGAAACTGAGTGCACACGCGCCGTGGGTGGCAAGTCTCCTGAACCCGGTTCCATGGTGGGTCAATACGCTGGCGGGCCATTTCAACAACCGTGAATTCAATATCAATTACCGTCCGCCGTTGTATCGCATCAGAACCCCCGACGGGTGGGCGCTCTGTGGCATCATGAATTCTTCGACGCCGGGGAGCTGCGCGAACGTTGCCGGGCAGCCATACGCGGTTGATGTTGCGCTGCTTCAGTACGTACTCACCCAGGCGAACCGATGA